In one window of Meiothermus sp. DNA:
- a CDS encoding Uma2 family endonuclease, which yields MPKVKEATLDDLMKEPGKAELVGGEIVRMPPTGFLPGFAAMRILFSLHEYALAHRNGYAVGDNVGFAVDLPGRKSFSPDAAYYVGPHSGMKFLEGAPVFAVEVRSDGDYGKKAEQEMAQKRADYFAAGTLVVWDVDMLGVEVVRVYRASDPQPPDHIPPGGCGRGRACPCRGGGCRWRICFLTTFRAKAVMPDLQTASGE from the coding sequence ATGCCCAAGGTCAAGGAAGCCACCCTGGACGACCTGATGAAAGAACCCGGCAAGGCCGAGCTGGTCGGTGGGGAGATTGTGCGCATGCCGCCAACTGGATTTCTACCCGGATTCGCCGCAATGAGGATTTTGTTCAGCCTACATGAGTACGCCCTGGCGCATCGAAACGGTTATGCGGTTGGTGACAACGTGGGCTTTGCAGTGGACTTGCCTGGGCGAAAGAGCTTTAGCCCCGATGCGGCCTATTATGTGGGCCCTCACTCGGGGATGAAGTTCCTGGAGGGGGCTCCGGTATTTGCCGTGGAAGTTCGGAGTGATGGCGATTACGGCAAAAAAGCCGAGCAAGAGATGGCCCAGAAACGCGCCGACTATTTTGCGGCGGGTACCTTGGTGGTCTGGGATGTGGACATGCTGGGGGTCGAGGTGGTGCGGGTCTACCGGGCCAGCGACCCCCAGCCACCCGACCATATACCGCCGGGGGGATGTGGCCGAGGCCGAGCCTGCCCTTGCCGGGGTGGCGGATGCCGGTGGAGGATTTGTTTCCTTACTACGTTCAGAGCGAAGGCGGTGATGCCTGACTTACAAACTGCCAGCGGGGAGTGA
- the pyrR gene encoding bifunctional pyr operon transcriptional regulator/uracil phosphoribosyltransferase PyrR gives MTFKSKLLNEDEVRRALTRIAHEVIEKNKGTDNLCFVGIHTRGISLAQRLVDLVERFEGKRVPMGILDITLYRDDLTEIGLQPKVRETRIPFDLNGRAVVLVDDVLFTGRTARAALDALIDQGRPSRIYLAVLVDRGHRELPIRADFVGKNLPTSKSEVVKVKTQEDDGEDAVELWEMEES, from the coding sequence ATGACCTTCAAGTCCAAACTCCTGAATGAAGACGAAGTGCGCCGCGCCCTGACCCGCATCGCCCACGAGGTCATCGAGAAGAACAAGGGCACCGACAACCTCTGCTTTGTGGGCATTCATACCCGCGGCATCAGCCTGGCCCAAAGGCTGGTAGACCTGGTGGAGAGGTTTGAGGGCAAGCGGGTGCCCATGGGCATTCTGGACATCACCCTATACCGAGACGACCTGACCGAAATCGGGCTGCAACCTAAGGTACGCGAGACCCGCATCCCCTTCGACCTGAACGGCAGGGCTGTGGTGCTGGTAGACGACGTGCTCTTTACCGGCCGCACCGCGCGGGCTGCCCTCGACGCCCTGATTGACCAGGGCCGCCCCAGTCGCATCTACCTGGCGGTGCTGGTAGACCGAGGGCACCGCGAGTTACCTATCCGGGCCGATTTCGTAGGTAAGAACCTGCCCACCTCCAAAAGCGAAGTGGTCAAGGTAAAAACCCAGGAAGACGACGGCGAGGATGCTGTGGAGCTATGGGAGATGGAAGAATCATGA